In Nicotiana tabacum cultivar K326 chromosome 2, ASM71507v2, whole genome shotgun sequence, the following proteins share a genomic window:
- the LOC107810298 gene encoding serine/threonine-protein kinase STY13, with protein MSCSEKSREREEEENPVGSVQKYVEGVSRNGSSVVPSNQLSIDERVLVDPKQLFIGTKIGEGAHGKVYEGRYGDQIVAIKVLNGGKTSEERASLGSRFVREVVMMSRVKHENLVKFIGACKDPLMVIVTELLPGMSLRKYLVSIRPKVLDLHVALNYALDIARAMECLHANGIIHRDLKPDNLLLTANQKSVKLADFGLAREETLTEMMTAETGTYRWMAPELYSTVTLRQGEKKHYNNKVDVYSFGIVLWELLTNRMPFEGMSNLQAAYAAAFKQERPSLPEDISADMAFIIQSCWVEDPNMRPSFSQIIRMLTAYLFTLPPPTPSVPLTDSVEQTVASNGTIVEFSARARGKFAFLRQLFAAKKAKN; from the exons ATGAGTTGCAGTGAGAAGAGTAGAGAAAGAGAAGAGGAAGAAAATCCTGTTGGTAGTGTACAGAAATACGTTGAAGGCGTATCGCGAAATGGATCATCAGTAGTACCCTCAAATCAATTATCTATTGATGAGAGAGTGTTGGTGGATCCAAAACAACTCTTTATCGGAACCAAAATTGGTGAGGGAGCTCATGGAAAAGTTTATGAAGGAAG GTATGGTGATCAAATTGTTGCGATAAAAGTTCTAAATGGCGGTAAAACCTCGGAAGAAAGAGCTTCACTTGGAAGCCGTTTTGTTCGGGAGGTTGTTATGATGTCAAGAGTAAAACATGAGAATCTTGTAAAA TTTATTGGAGCTTGCAAGGATCCTTTAATGGTTATAGTGACAGAGCTGCTGCCTGGAATGTCCCTTCGGAAGTACTTAGTCAGCATTCGTCCAAAAGTGCTTGACCTTCATGTCGCCTTAAATTATGCGCTTGACATTGCTCGGGCCATGGAATGTTTACATGCCAATGGCATTATACATAGAGATCTAAAACCTG ACAATTTGTTGCTCACGGCCAATCAGAAGTCTGTGAAGCTTGCAGATTTTGGGCTAGCTAGGGAAGAGACCCTCACTGAGATGATGACGGCAGAAACTGGGACGTACCGGTGGATGGCACCTGAG TTGTACAGCACTGTCACATTGCGTCAGGGGGAGAAGAAGCATTACAATAACAAGGTTGATGtttatagttttggtattgtctTGTGGGAATTATTGACGAATCGCATGCCATTCGAAGGAATGTCGAATTTGCAAGCTGCTTATGCTGCTGCTTTCAAG CAAGAGAGACCTAGTCTTCCAGAAGATATTTCTGCTGACATGGCATTTATCATACAATCATGTTGGGTGGAAGACCCTAATATGCGACCAAGCTTCAGCCAGATAATCCGGATGCTTACTGCGTATCTCTTCACACTTCCACCGCCCACACCATCCGTACCACTAACAGATTCTGTGGAGCAGACGGTTGCCAGCAATGGTACCATTGTTGAGTTTTCTGCACGAGCTAGGGGAAAATTTGCTTTCCTTCGCCAACTTTTTGCTGCAAAGAAGGCTAAGAACTAA